DNA from Larimichthys crocea isolate SSNF chromosome XIII, L_crocea_2.0, whole genome shotgun sequence:
CCAGCACCTTCACAGTTTAACGTTCAATACGGAGAGGAAAAGGTGTCAGTTCAGGGCTTTAAAATTGAGACCACACTTTAAAGAAACTCAAACTATCAATTTTAagggaataaaatatatataataaaataagaatttgCTCTCAAACTGGATCTTTTTAGTAGTTTGGCCCGCTATGAAAGTGTGATTAAAACactattattatcatttcaGTCTCCAAAGCACCAAATCATTTCCCAACACAACAGGCAACTTTTAACTCTCTTGTAAACATTACAGTGGGGCAATAATGTTTTAAGATAAAGGCTGAATGACAACCCAGAATCAAGATTTCGCAtcttaaaatgaagaaaaatcaaaggcCGAACACATTTGAACAATGGGCAGATAAAGTGGTTGTTACACATAATGAAAACTCTAAAACAAATGACACGCAGCTTCAAGCTGTTTTTGATCAAGTAGAATGGCAGACACTTCTCTGGGGCTAATGTAAAGTAAGATATACAGTACCTGGGGTGTGAGGACAAAATGTGCGTCAACCTCAGTGTTTGGTGATGTGTTCTCCATTATCTTTCATGAGCATTttttagcatgttttttttaaaagaagtaaTGACTCTAATAAATaccaacaaagaaacaaatatgaTCGAAACAAAAAGGCACACAAACCCAACAACTCTGGTCTCAACTTTAAGAAATGTCCTCTCTATTGTAAGAAATAAaggaataataacaataataattaaaaaaaggataaattacatttacaaacCAGACCCATCCATCAACAGCACACTGTACTAGCCATCAGTAGTGGAAAAGATATGATTAAAAACTAATTACATCTGAGGGTTTCCATTTTCAGTATtgtctgatttttgttttggctCAGTTTAACCGTTTCAATgtgcaaagagacaaaaaatgaACTCAATCTTCAGAACAGAGGCTGGTCATATTAGCAGGAGTTTTAATAATACAGATCATTGAATGAATGCATCATCATCTGGTGAGCAGTGCTGCAACAAAACTACTTTAAAAGAGGGGACAAAAGGAAGGCAAATCTCTAAATGTTGTAAGCTATTGACGAGTTACAGCTGTGCAACATGTAGTTTAATGTTTCAAACTACAATAAACAAATTGATAATTAAGCTTATGAGTGGTTAGTGGTGAAATATCTCAGTTTTGATGCAAACAGATGCAGTAAAGTCCAATCATCATTGTAGTATAAAGTCAgatttctttatatttacagcAGGACTTACACCATTTGATTTGGCTTGATCAGTTTTActataaatcattttatagttttagtttgttGCCCGTGAATTACTTTGTAACTTTTTTCTCAAAAAAGTTCTGgaaataaagattattattaaacataaatatcacatttttaaaaggacTGTTGAATACTTCGTTTCCATGGAAATTACTGTTTTATAGCTGATATGAaccattttatattaaaatataataaatacaatttattacACGATTCAGTGAAGAACACAATACTGTAATGCTccgatacttttttttttttcgattgTTGGTGCAGCcttttgcacatttaaactCTTTAATGAAAACTAAACTGAGCCAAAGCAGCTGGAAAACGCAGCAATAGGGACGACAGCTCTTctctgaaaaagacagaattacGCGGCAACAAGCACCCATGATGCTGAGTTTCTATCACTCTTAAGTGCGCTGCTCTGTAGCCAAGACCTGACCTGACCCCTGACCTCCCTGTGCAGAGGGACAGACCGTATCTCTCCTGTGATCACTGCAGGACCACAAAAGAATTATTACCGCCATAAAATCCAGATGAGCATGTTGTACCGGCATGACATTTACTGAGCCTAACAGGTGTAGTGCACTGTTCTTTGCAGCCTACCAAAAGGAAAGATCAGTAGTGCGTTGGGCTCTTGAACAAAGCAGGCACCGTGTGCGTGAAGGTCCAAAAATCTGAATTAGGCCCCTCTGATTGTACAGTACGCTAAACAAGCTCCAAGGTTACAATTATCAACGTATTTGGCTCCAGGAGCTCTGTACAGGCTCGAGGTTGGGTCAGTGTGTCGATAAAGTGTGGGCGTACGAGGCAAGTCTGGATTTCAGCACCAAAACTTTTCACCCCCGGACAAACTGAGACGACAAATACAAGAGGCAGGGAATAAATAAACtaagaaaacataaacatgtgcAGCATTTTATGCGTTATGATATCAGTAGCTTTCCATTGATGTACTGTTTGTTTCAAAGaatagtttgtctgtttttttagaGCAGACAaaagcacttaaaaaaaaaatgcatatgaCATCATCTTTACTGGACAAAGTCCGCAGGGTTTTCTGTCCTCTCTAGATACAGTATaatacacacagtaaacactcaACTCCCAAAGGCCGACATCTTTCACTGAGGCATCACCGTTACATCTTAAATTCTTCTCTCGACTTTTCCcagtcttttctttcctctctctctccacattgttCAGCCGCTGTCACACTAGGTGTACTTGTTCCTCCCACTCCTCAGTTGATTGGTCCCCCTCTAACTGAAGGATGAGGTCTAAGTCTGTCTCTGTCGCCGGGGCAGTGTGTGCGGGACTGTTTCCGCGTTGGGAGTGTGAGCACGGGTGTGTGTGCGCTTCGTCCAGCGACAGGTCAGCCACACACCCAGCGTCCACACCCTCCTCGCAAGCCTTTCTGTTCTCCAGGTCCAAAGTGCTGGGCCTGGACGTCTTCGGGCACTCCGTGCCCGCAGCACCTAGACGAGGGCTCCCAGACCCCCTGTCCGCTTCTGGCTCACCCTCCAGGGGCTGCCAGATTGGGGCGGGGGTCACGTCCCTGGAGGCCTGGCTCTCTGACtcagtctcagtgtgtgtgtcaggggagGAGTCGGTTTCTGTGGTGGGTGGGGAGGGGATGAGGGCCAGGCTCTGGGGGTTGTTCTGGGggttgatgttgttgttaaaCCAGGCCATGATGTTGTCCAGCAGCTGGGCACTGGCTGTGGGGTCCAGGGGCTCCAGACTCTGAGGGTCGCTGGGGGTAAAAGGGCCCCCTGGAGGGATCACCGGCGAAAGCAGCAGATCCGGCTCGAGCTCTGGAGACGGGAGGCACAATTGGGCGGGGGGCTGGGGGTCTGATTTGGTTGGGCGTTCAAGAGCGTAGGCGGAGGGACGCTCCTGAGTGTAAGAGCTACTGTGCTCTGGGCAGGGGTTGTAAGAGCTATCTGGTTTCGGGGTGCTGTCGTATGTGGCTGCGTGTTCCCGGTTATATGAACTAGGATGGGCCGGGTTTTGGGTGCGTTCAAGTGCGCAGGAGGCAGTATGTTCAGCCTCAGCCAAATAACCACTGGAGTGGCAGTAACTCTGCTCTTTGCTGTCATAGCGAGGATCTGTGACGGTGATATGATCGAGCACATACGGAGTGCTCAGTGCATTCTGGTCTTGTCTATGGCTGCAGTCGCTGTAAGCGGGATCGATGTATGGGGCGGTGAGTGTAGTGTGGTTGTATGTGTGGTGCGAGCagagctcctgtgtgtgtgcgtccagGTCATAAGGAGTGGTTATGTTCCCCAGTTTCATAAGGCTGTCTcccagctccagcagctccgcactgagggagggaggtggaggagggaggggaagggtgCTAGACACGGAAGGCTGGGATGTGGAGTCTGTCCTGTTAGGGGGTCGAGGAGGATCCAGGAGAGAAGCGGGGAAGGTGGAACCTCTGGCTCCAGGAGGGCCGTCTGTGTTGAGAGAGTGCAAAGCGACGTCACCCAGGTCTGCGACGGGACCTggcctcctctcctgtcctctgtccagTCCACGCTCCAGCTCCAGTCTCCCCTCCATGCCTCCCTCCAGGCCTCGCTCTCTGCGGGACTCCTGAAGCGACAGCTGGATGGCCAGCAGGATGTTTGGGTCATCTTCGTCCAGGGAGCCAAGCGCTCTCCTGCGGCTCTCGCTTCTCTCCGGAGCTTCTGGAAACACAGAGCATcgcattaaaaacacaagcgCTGCTTTGTAAAGCTCGATTGCAAATTGATCCCAGTGGCCAATACCTCTGTGCACTTTGACCACACCAGATTCATGGAGCAATAACTTAAAATCCCATTTGCTGGGTGTCTGGTGTAGTGACAAGTCCAAATTTATTGATGGAGCAGAGAATGGAGCTGGATTAGGATCCAGAGTTTGTGCCAAGAGAGTACTATGAAAAATCTGTTCTATTGTACTCAAGTGAAAATCTTGCTTGTGCAGTGAAAATTGAGTTCATTTCctaactgctgcaaactgtacaCTATATATGTCTTTTTGTAATAaaggattatatatatatatatatatatagtacgTTAAAACATTTGCCAGACCTGTACTGTCACTCCTCCTGCTGGTCTCcggtgtgttgctgctgcttctcagATTGTGCAGACTCAGCATGTCACCCCTGCGCCGTGGCCTGTGTCTGCGACGGTACTGGATGTCAGCATAATCCTGCAAAGAGCGATTCAAGCTGGGTTTGTTACAAAACCAACCCTACAAGCTGTGTTCTAAGTCTTTTCTGTATCGACAGAGAACAGGATTGAGCCCAcgcgtatgcacacacacacaaaaaaaacaaaacgccACTACGGTGAGTTACCTGCGACTGTCTCTCCCGCTCTCCTGCTCCCAGTACAGAGTGACGACTTCCCATCTTAACAAACATAAGCAAACTCAGTCAGCTGCAGCCGTAGTCGTGCATTAGATGACTTAAGTGCAGGTTTAGGGGATAGCATTAGCTGAGCATGAACCAAACAAAGTtagtgtttaagtgtgtgtgtgatacaggAGGAGTTTCTGGTTACCTCAGGGGAGGCAAAGCCGAGGTACTCCCAGTCCCACGATCCTCCAGGGTAACTGAAACAAATACGAGAACAGTGACACACATGAAGCTGGTTGAGTTTCATTCAGTTTCGTTGTAGTTTGTAACCAGATATTTCGACTTTCACTTTGTCAAGCAGACAAAAAACCATGGACTGTGCGAGTGTGTTAGTCCATACTTCCTGCGTGGAGGCTCAGGAGAATCGTTGGGAGCGACGCCACGGGCCACCGACGCGAGGAATTCTTGCCTCTTCTGCTGCACAAGACGGGCCGCGCTGATGATCTTGTGGCAGGGTGTCCTCAGGTACGGCCGGTTCACCTTCTGGGCCAGATCCTCCACAACCATCTCCAGGTCCGTCTggggagagacaaaaaaacaaaacaaaaaaaaaacccaacaaattAACTTCAATCTGCTCAGAGATGGGAAATGGGTTTGCACCTCATTTCAGTCCTATTGTAGATAAGATAGGAGCGGAGAATATTTTGAGTATTCTTTATCTTAAAGGATCCAACTCTAAGCCTCTTCGAGTGtctgtaaaacatgaaatggaCTTCTGGTGGTTCAAATAATTTTGCAAGGCTTTGTTTAATCACCACAATCTCAACATTATTCCACatttcacagtaaaaacaaCTGTTTCCTGAACGAGGCTGTAAATGTGATTTGCTAACAGTACTCGGTTTGCTTTAACCAGTTtagtgttgttgctgtgttgtcaATGAACACCGCAGCCTTTTGGGAGAACTagaggtttttttaaaaaaagttgttatTCTTGTTCTCGCAGAGGTTCAGACGCACGTCACAGATATATATTGGATTACCTGCATGAGCTCAAATATCTCTTTCTGGGTGCTGCCTTGCTGCAGGAAGAAGCCGTATGGGTAAGAGCACTTCAGGACTCGTCGCGTCTTCAGCAGCTCGCAAACGCCGTCCTCGATGAAACGCGTGTCTGGAGGAGTGCCTTCACCTGGATCAGACAAGATGGCAGTCATGCACAAAGTACAATCTCAATCTCCTGTTTTGTTAAGAATGATATATTACAGCATCCGACTCTTCTGTAGCAAGAAGACAGGATTATGAAGCACACCTCATGTCAGCTGAAAGGAACACACTTCTCAAAGCTATCTCAAACTCTTCTCTGATGCAGATCTTCCTAACAACAAGTCTGAGCTCGGTGTAAGAGAGACTTACGACAAATGAAGGCTCTGCTCAGCTGCTCCATCTTCTCTTTAGCCGTCTTCAGCAGTTTCTGCTCCAACTAACAGAcgagatgacaaaaaaaaaacaaatgatcacCGGACTGTGACGCATGTCTCGAGGAGCATTTTTAGAAATTCGGGCCGGCTTTGCCTCGTTAGAAATGCGCAGCGGCGTGTTACCTTATAACTGTGTTCATGGTTCTTGAAGCGAGTGTAGTAGTGCATGAAACGATCCAGCTCCTGAAAACTTTTGTGCTTCTTTTCTGCCTGTAAACAAAATGCGTTTCATTCAGATGAgcacatgttaatattagcgAGAGCTTCTTGTGTGATTAATTGAGtgtattctgtattttcttttgagCGTTTGTACCTCTACAGTCATCTCCTTGGATTGCTCCTCTAGCTGTTGGATGACCTCATAGCGAGTGCAGCGATAGTAGCCTCCTGTTGATGAGCTGTGCTTCTTCCATTCCTCCAGACAGATCCAACAGAAATCGTACTTacactacagagagagagagagagagagtgtgagtttatacagtaaatagaaaaataaataatagccAGTGACAAGAActcattatttatataaatgacgacacacacagctgacagataTTAATGTATACCTTGGCACACTGCATATGGTTGCAGCCCTCATTCTTCTGAATGGGCGACTTGCAGTTGGCACACGGTTTGGAGTTGGTCAACAGCCACAGGCAGTTAGCAGCGTCCTCATAGGCCTCACTCACACCTGCCactgtggaaaaacacacacacgcgtacacACGCGTACACACgcgtacacacacgtacacacacacacacacacacatacacacctcaaTTGTCAAACACCTGCCCTGCAGATTCAGCACACACATTTGGCAAATATCAATGACCTGAACACCTGCCACTACgttataaaaatacattaaaaacatccTGGTGGGCCATCCCCACAGCTGCTGTTGACTGGCTGATTGTGGCGCCAGCTCACTGAGGTGAAGCTAAAACCATCCCGCgtaacacactgaaaacaaggGACAGACTTACACTCCTCAGGCTTCATCTCTGTGACTTTCTGGAGCCAGTTCCTCCACATCTGACAGTCACATGGCTCGTGGGCCTCACCAAGGCAttccctgcagacacagagagaatcAGATCCAGTGAAATACAATGAGACCAACACAACATAGCAATTCCTAGATAGAGAAGTAgcacaaatgaaacagaagaagaaccGAAGTGCTAATGACATAAATATTTTGTAGGCTTGGGTAATGTTTCTAGGTCAGTTTTGTGTGCTCTAATGACGAAAACTGGAATTTTACAGCAGagttcaggaaaaaaacaagattgcTTGAAGCTCTCAAGCCCTGAGTGAACTATAATGACCATGTTCATCACAGTGTGAGGCTTAAAC
Protein-coding regions in this window:
- the LOC104937172 gene encoding ankyrin repeat and IBR domain-containing protein 1 isoform X1; translation: MGNTATKFRKALVGGDEALAWQLYEGNPQFRDGLDPNASYGEQYQHNTALHYVCRHAMTRLLRSFLFSKEGNPNKRNVHNETCLHVLCQGPQILLLSEGALSPRLARPQRDEQRRADCLQMILSWTGARLEGGQYEKANVNASDNHHSTCLHYAAAAGMKSCVELLIQSEADLFVEDEDKLTPCDHAERHHHTELALSLESQMVFSSSSAQQSNPDAHGETNLLQYKEPYEGLKLQDLRKLKDMLIVETADMLQAPLFTAEALLRAHDWDREKLLEAWMSDAEGCCQRSGVAMPTPPPSGYNAWDTLPSPRTPRTPRSPLTLTLTSPTDSCLTPGEEGLSTCGICLCSISVFEDPVDMSCGHEFCRACWEGFLNVKIQEGDAHNIFCPAYECYQLVPVHVIESVVSREMDQRYLQFDIKAFVENNPAIRWCPAARCERAVRLTRPGPGDSDPQSFPLLPSPAVDCGKGHLFCWECLGEAHEPCDCQMWRNWLQKVTEMKPEELAGVSEAYEDAANCLWLLTNSKPCANCKSPIQKNEGCNHMQCAKCKYDFCWICLEEWKKHSSSTGGYYRCTRYEVIQQLEEQSKEMTVEAEKKHKSFQELDRFMHYYTRFKNHEHSYKLEQKLLKTAKEKMEQLSRAFICREGTPPDTRFIEDGVCELLKTRRVLKCSYPYGFFLQQGSTQKEIFELMQTDLEMVVEDLAQKVNRPYLRTPCHKIISAARLVQQKRQEFLASVARGVAPNDSPEPPRRNYPGGSWDWEYLGFASPEMGSRHSVLGAGERERQSQDYADIQYRRRHRPRRRGDMLSLHNLRSSSNTPETSRRSDSTEAPERSESRRRALGSLDEDDPNILLAIQLSLQESRRERGLEGGMEGRLELERGLDRGQERRPGPVADLGDVALHSLNTDGPPGARGSTFPASLLDPPRPPNRTDSTSQPSVSSTLPLPPPPPSLSAELLELGDSLMKLGNITTPYDLDAHTQELCSHHTYNHTTLTAPYIDPAYSDCSHRQDQNALSTPYVLDHITVTDPRYDSKEQSYCHSSGYLAEAEHTASCALERTQNPAHPSSYNREHAATYDSTPKPDSSYNPCPEHSSSYTQERPSAYALERPTKSDPQPPAQLCLPSPELEPDLLLSPVIPPGGPFTPSDPQSLEPLDPTASAQLLDNIMAWFNNNINPQNNPQSLALIPSPPTTETDSSPDTHTETESESQASRDVTPAPIWQPLEGEPEADRGSGSPRLGAAGTECPKTSRPSTLDLENRKACEEGVDAGCVADLSLDEAHTHPCSHSQRGNSPAHTAPATETDLDLILQLEGDQSTEEWEEQVHLV
- the LOC104937172 gene encoding ankyrin repeat and IBR domain-containing protein 1 isoform X2, which codes for MGNTATKFRKALVGGDEALAWQLYEGNPQFRDGLDPNASYGEQYQHNTALHYVCRHAMTRLLRSFLFSKEGNPNKRNVHNETCLHVLCQGPQILLLSEGALSPRLARPQRDEQRRADCLQMILSWTGARLEGGQYEKANVNASDNHHSTCLHYAAAAGMKSCVELLIQSEADLFVEDEDKLTPCDHAERHHHTELALSLESQMVFSSSSAQQSNPDAHGETNLLQYKEPYEGLKLQDLRKLKDMLIVETADMLQAPLFTAEALLRAHDWDREKLLEAWMSDAEGCCQRSGVAMPTPPPSGYNAWDTLPSPRTPRTPRSPLTLTLTSPTDSCLTPGEEGLSTCGICLCSISVFEDPVDMSCGHEFCRACWEGFLNVKIQEGDAHNIFCPAYECYQLVPVHVIESVVSREMDQRYLQFDIKAFVENNPAIRWCPAARCERAVRLTRPGPGDSDPQSFPLLPSPAVDCGKGHLFCWECLGEAHEPCDCQMWRNWLQKVTEMKPEELAGVSEAYEDAANCLWLLTNSKPCANCKSPIQKNEGCNHMQCAKCKYDFCWICLEEWKKHSSSTGGYYRCTRYEVIQQLEEQSKEMTVEAEKKHKSFQELDRFMHYYTRFKNHEHSYKLEQKLLKTAKEKMEQLSRAFICREGTPPDTRFIEDGVCELLKTRRVLKCSYPYGFFLQQGSTQKEIFELMQTDLEMVVEDLAQKVNRPYLRTPCHKIISAARLVQQKRQEFLASVARGVAPNDSPEPPRRNYPGGSWDWEYLGFASPEDYADIQYRRRHRPRRRGDMLSLHNLRSSSNTPETSRRSDSTEAPERSESRRRALGSLDEDDPNILLAIQLSLQESRRERGLEGGMEGRLELERGLDRGQERRPGPVADLGDVALHSLNTDGPPGARGSTFPASLLDPPRPPNRTDSTSQPSVSSTLPLPPPPPSLSAELLELGDSLMKLGNITTPYDLDAHTQELCSHHTYNHTTLTAPYIDPAYSDCSHRQDQNALSTPYVLDHITVTDPRYDSKEQSYCHSSGYLAEAEHTASCALERTQNPAHPSSYNREHAATYDSTPKPDSSYNPCPEHSSSYTQERPSAYALERPTKSDPQPPAQLCLPSPELEPDLLLSPVIPPGGPFTPSDPQSLEPLDPTASAQLLDNIMAWFNNNINPQNNPQSLALIPSPPTTETDSSPDTHTETESESQASRDVTPAPIWQPLEGEPEADRGSGSPRLGAAGTECPKTSRPSTLDLENRKACEEGVDAGCVADLSLDEAHTHPCSHSQRGNSPAHTAPATETDLDLILQLEGDQSTEEWEEQVHLV